A portion of the Brevundimonas pondensis genome contains these proteins:
- a CDS encoding RraA family protein, giving the protein MVNGGGSLKRALVGDNLAKLAIDNGWAGIVVHGAIRDSGVINTMQVGVKAVGTIPLRADRDAIGEIDIPTAFWRRHLHPRRLALRRRGRGHRRAASPARLEPAGPEKHAPRARDHAPVMRSAQNPYMTPVPIFSPRARIP; this is encoded by the coding sequence CTGGTCGGCGACAACCTGGCCAAGCTGGCCATCGACAACGGCTGGGCCGGGATCGTGGTCCACGGCGCCATCCGCGACAGCGGCGTCATCAATACGATGCAGGTCGGCGTGAAGGCCGTCGGAACCATCCCCCTGCGCGCCGACCGCGACGCCATAGGCGAGATCGACATTCCCACCGCCTTTTGGCGGCGTCATCTTCACCCCCGACGACTGGCTCTACGCCGACGCGGACGGGGTCATCGTCGCGCCGCATCGCCTGCACGATTAGAGCCCGCCGGGCCGGAAAAGCACGCCCCCCGCGCACGCGATCACGCGCCAGTGATGCGCTCGGCGCAAAATCCCTATATGACGCCCGTTCCGATATTCTCCCCGCGCGCCCGAATTCCTTAG